In the genome of Verrucomicrobiota bacterium, one region contains:
- a CDS encoding NAD-dependent epimerase/dehydratase family protein, which translates to MKILVTGGGGFLGRYVVKKLLEKGYAVRVLGRSEQSDLKAEGVDVIQGDIRDAKIVRAAARGVDVIQHIAAKAGVWGKWDDYYQINVIGTRNVLNACKELGTSRLIYTSTPSVVFNGHSLRGVNESQPYGKNWLCHYAYTKMLAEKEVLSANDPDGSGLRTIALRPHLIWGVGDNHLIPRVVERARKGKLRIVGDGSNKVDIVHVENAADAQIRAQVALERVESCGRPYFITQGEPVVLWDWINDLLTRLGIPQVEKQISLPAAYRMGATLEGVWKTFRFAGEPPMTRFLATELAKDHYFDITAARHDLGYHPSVSIEQGLLELVAHLAKV; encoded by the coding sequence ATGAAGATATTGGTTACCGGCGGCGGCGGATTTCTCGGTCGTTATGTAGTAAAAAAACTTTTGGAAAAAGGGTACGCAGTCAGGGTGCTTGGAAGGTCAGAACAATCCGACCTGAAAGCTGAAGGTGTCGATGTCATCCAGGGGGATATTCGTGACGCTAAAATTGTGCGAGCGGCGGCGAGGGGTGTGGATGTAATTCAACACATCGCAGCGAAAGCCGGCGTGTGGGGAAAGTGGGATGACTACTACCAAATCAACGTAATCGGGACTCGAAACGTTTTAAATGCCTGCAAAGAGCTGGGCACCTCGCGATTAATTTATACAAGTACTCCAAGCGTTGTTTTTAATGGCCATTCCCTTCGGGGGGTTAACGAGTCTCAGCCTTATGGGAAGAATTGGCTGTGCCACTACGCGTATACGAAAATGTTGGCCGAAAAAGAAGTGCTTTCTGCCAACGATCCTGACGGAAGCGGCCTTCGAACCATCGCGCTTCGGCCACACCTGATATGGGGAGTGGGCGACAACCATTTGATTCCCAGGGTAGTTGAGCGTGCACGAAAAGGTAAATTGCGCATCGTGGGTGATGGGTCGAACAAGGTCGATATTGTGCATGTTGAAAATGCGGCCGATGCCCAGATTCGTGCCCAGGTCGCATTGGAACGGGTTGAGAGTTGCGGGCGGCCTTACTTCATAACCCAGGGAGAACCCGTCGTGCTTTGGGACTGGATCAATGATTTACTGACAAGGCTTGGTATTCCCCAAGTGGAAAAACAAATTTCCCTTCCTGCGGCCTACCGTATGGGTGCTACGCTGGAAGGAGTTTGGAAAACTTTCCGGTTCGCCGGTGAGCCACCCATGACCCGCTTCCTCGCTACAGAATTGGCCAAGGATCACTATTTCGACATTACCGCAGCTCGTCATGATCTGGGCTACCACCCATCTGTATCCATCGAGCAAGGACTTTTGGAGTTGGTTGCACATTTGGCAAAGGTGTAG